From Patescibacteria group bacterium, a single genomic window includes:
- a CDS encoding DNA-3-methyladenine glycosylase produces MNKKLPKLFYQEGAVALAPKFLGKYLVHKTEQGIISGMITDVEAYPAFVDHVSHGNKRTKRTEVMYRDGGYAYVYKIYGMHYQCAVVVNKKDIPEVVFIRALIPEEGINLMKKNFGKDVAEEGLTKSPGNLCKSFGITTHLYGADLTDNILWLEDRDVVVHKEDILTARRVGIRANIKGSEKKFRFYLWTLK; encoded by the coding sequence ATGAATAAGAAACTGCCAAAATTATTCTATCAAGAGGGTGCAGTAGCCTTAGCGCCGAAGTTCCTTGGCAAGTATTTGGTGCATAAAACGGAGCAAGGAATCATTTCGGGAATGATTACGGATGTTGAGGCTTATCCCGCGTTTGTAGATCATGTGTCGCACGGGAATAAAAGGACGAAGAGAACCGAGGTGATGTATCGCGATGGCGGCTATGCGTACGTATATAAGATTTATGGGATGCATTACCAGTGTGCGGTGGTGGTGAATAAAAAGGATATACCCGAGGTCGTTTTTATAAGAGCACTCATTCCTGAAGAGGGCATTAATCTGATGAAAAAGAATTTCGGCAAAGATGTTGCGGAAGAAGGGCTCACAAAATCTCCCGGCAATTTATGCAAGTCTTTTGGGATCACTACTCATCTTTATGGCGCTGACCTTACTGACAATATACTTTGGTTGGAAGACCGAGATGTGGTAGTGCATAAAGAAGACATTTTAACCGCTCGAAGAGTCGGCATTCGTGCAAATATCAAAGGAAGTGAAAAGAAATTCAGGTTTTATCTGTGGACATTGAAGTAA